The DNA region ATCTctccattttatttcattttttttttaatttatttaatttatctcattattattattattattactaatttATCTATTTAATTTGGTATTTTTCCTTAATTTCTTATATCACTGTTACTatctctttatttttatttcatttttatatttgtttattaagTTTTATTTCTATATAATTACTATTAGTATTATAAATGTATCTATTTAATTTGGTCTTTTCCCCTTAATTTTCATTATCACTATtaccatctctctctttttttttttatgttcatattatttatttattttatttctatagtgttattattattataatatctATTTAATTTGGTTATTTTTCCGTAAtttttattatcactattacTATCTCTCTATCTCCATGAACAGTGGTTTTACTTGTGTGTATATACCGGTCTGGAAATGGACATTGACACTGGACTGATTTACGTGTGCcctaaaaaatgtaatgaataaaactgtgggcaaaaaaacatcatgctcAGGACTCACCAGCTTTGTAGACTCTGGTGATTTCATTGATTTCTGCATTGGAGCGTGATGAAAGAACCTCAATCAGACAAGCTTCATCAGTTCCTGCACCCTGCGAAAATAAAGAAAACCTCAGCAAGACATTTAATGACACACCTGCTCCATGGAGTCAAAATGGTGAACAGTAAGACGTTGTCAGCCACGACTCAAGCTTGTCTGGTTTTCACTTGCAtttagaagatttttttttctcttatttcCCATTACATGATGAGTCACACAATGcggtttggcctacaaaaccaaaactgaagCATCTGCTGAGACAACGACTTGAGTTTCCAACCTTTATAGCCTCTCTGAGTTCAGATGCATCGAAGTACGCAGGGCTCTTCAGCATGGCAAGAGCCAGCTTCTCAAAGTTTCCAGTGAGCTCAGACTTCAGATCGTGGATTAAATCctaagaggaaaaacacaaaggGGAAAAACATGAGAGCAAGGTCGGGCTAAATATACTGTAGCTGCCATACAGGGTCAGTGATAAAGAGCAGATTACAGACTGAATTTTAACTGTAGAGTAAACAAAAACtctgcaacaaaaataaaaaaatatacctTCCCATAAGTTGTTTTATAGGCTGCTACCATTGGGACTCTCTGCTTGTTGGTACGACTTCCCAGGAGTTCAATAATGGCGTTTTCATCAGTGCCTGTTGGAGATATTTTTCAATTtatgtgtaaaagggacagagCAAATACAGTGCTAATCAAATGTTCAAATGAGCACCATTTACTGACCAAAACCCTTCATAGCTTTTCGAAGGACCTCAACGTCCCTGAGTGGATCGGCCCCTGGAAAGTCTTTTATAGAGCCCCTGTATCCTTTCTGTAAATAAAGTCAAAAATGTTAGAAGATAAAATACATTGCAACATAGTTTGAGAGAAGTTCTagcatgaagacaaacacaTCTTACAGAAATGGCAGGTGCCTGAGGGTTGGATGGAACTCCGCCTCCATACGCAGGCATCTGGGGACTAGTCGCGGGGTAACTTGGCATGGGCTGGCCTGGGGCGGGGCCCCCTGGGTATCCCTGCTGGGCCCCTCCTGGCTGCAAACAGAGGACAGCTGTAAGTGCTAAGTCCATGGTGACAAACTTCATATAGAGCAAATTCCTCAGGTTTAAGTAGGAGATAAGGGGCTTTGAGCAAACAGGGGATTTAGCTAAAGTTAGTCCATATGTTATTAGTGATGTGGCCTTGCAGAGGTGACAAGAGAGATAAGAATTCATGTACCGCTCCTTGGCCGCCTGGTGCTGCACCCCAACCTCCACCTGCAGAGAAAACATTGATATAGCACTCAAAACGCAATTCATTTAAAGAACAGATTCCACTGGttgcatatatacatatatttgtgGGGAGAAATATattatgtaaatgttaatgttcatCACTCACCTCCTGGAGGCATGGAGGGATAGCCTCCTGCTCCAGACTGTGCTGGGTATCCTCCTGCCTGAGGAGGGAAGCCTCCAGCTGGTGCAGGGTAACCACCTGCCTGGGGAGGGTAGCCCCCTGCTGCTGGAGGGTAACCGCCTGCTTGGGGAGGGTAGCCGCCTGCTTGGGGTGGGTAGCCGCCTGCCTGTGGGGGGTAGCCGCCTGCTGCAGGAGGGTAGCCGCCTGCTTGGGGAGGGTAGCCACCTGCTTGGGGTGGGTAGCCACCTGCTTGGGGTGGATACCCCCCTTGTTGAGGTGGATAGCCCCCTTGTTGAGGTGGATAACCTCCTGCCTGTGGTGGGTATCCACCGGACTGAGGAGGGTATCCTGGGTAGCTCATCTTTAGAACCTGGGGGAGACATAAAGTTGTGTGATACAGTTACAGTGATATATGAAGGCCATTATATGGCTcttttcaggctgttctcatacacTGTTGGTATGTATACCTACGAAAAGTACCCATGTCACTGGGAAGGCTgtaatcacatgaccaatgcactgacagaagtaaagaaggaagtagtataaaaaGTGAAAATTTGCGTTAAGAGGCAGGctagggaggtggatgggtcaaacatgcacaggactttccctgaagagatcagtgtttgtgtcccgtgtgaagtCAAGTGatctttgagttatttttaagGTACATTGTAacaatttttcttttaataaacctaacctacgtaactttatgtttgGTATGCAACATCAAGTACATAACTTGAAATTAACTACGTAGCATGACAACGTCATTCATGGGGTGCTAATTCGTTAGATATCGTATGAACCAATGTATGTGCGTTTTTGTAAGGTATTATACAAtatgttgtatgaggatatgttgttCTTTTTGACCCTAACCTTTTAAAAGAAGCACGGAGAAATTTAGGTTAAACTTGAGTTCCTCCTGTAATTTGTTCTAGGGCTGGGGGATATGGACAAATTTTCATACCTCTATATTTTCAGACTGAATGGCTCACATatagtgataaacacatttcatttcctatagGTTCTTCACAACAAATGTCCCCCATTATTGTATagtgtaaaaacttttattgtgaagcagcaaaataaggaattgttgagttttcgagcagcaacttcacataACCTCTAATGCGGCTGATAGCaaacatgtaacagtaaaatgaagcagatatctaaaggaAAAACAGGACATaggagaaactaaactccaaaccacagagatccaattagaagctacaaaagtactgagagatgaacacacagagacttttaaactctctggtctcctgcagacagagctgAGCAGGGTCTTCTAACACAAGCGGGGTCGTCAGGAGTTGGCTGCGGTCAGCAAGACTTCACCATTACCCGcctggcttttggacctactctggagaaggtccatctctggcacAGCTCGGCGTGCAACAGCGCGTCTTAACTGATGATGGAAACACTAATCGGCGCAGTGTGGCTTGACTCGGTGCGGCCAAAAGTGTCAGTGGAAAAGGCCCACGGTGTTGTGCATGTGAAGTAACTTCATTCATCTCAAagactgatttagcgtagcTTGTGCAACATACAGACTGATGtcactgtagactaattaacagacagattagacagaggagcagctctatGTCTCTCTTAGTGTAACGCgacttgaccctatatcgatacaaacagtgttgtctaaatttttattttacttgaaAATACACTGATATACCGTACATAATtgttatatcgcccagccccAATTTGCTCAGTCTCCATTGTTATTCTGATAAAGTGACACAAACAGGAACATGTAAAGGTTACCCAACCATTTAGTGAAAAAGGCCAACATCAAAACACCGAACTGAGAACTATCTAGCATCAGCTAATGCATCATTAACAACTCTTCTTCCTTTTCAACTCCAAGTTCtccaaaaataacacaaacagataTCCATCCTTTCAACCCTGGCCTGCACCCGTTTGGTGTCATCATAATAAAATGCTCAACATTCCAACCACAACTTCTGTATAATGAATAAGCTGCAACTTAAGACAACGACCTCACTTGAGTCTCTTGCAAATCACACCACATTTCTATTTTGACAACAGAAAGTTTTCCTTCCCCTTTCTCTACCACCACTGCACAATTCAAACCAGCAATGGCACCTGAATCTTTTCAGTTTCACATTAGGGGTCCATTTGACAGGCTGTTGTTGGAATTGCGCAATTGTCTGAGTGCCTCTGTGTTATCCCATAATGAAGCAAAACACTAATTACAGCTGCAGGTCTGTCAGCCGTAATGAATGATAATCTAGCAGACTGTAAACACACCTGggttacatgcacacaaaaagctgggagtaaacaaagtttgttttttgacaaCACAATGACCTACAGCCTGTGCAGGATCAGTTTTCCCTTACAGTGTAAAGGCAAGTTAAGTTACAGATACTCCACTGTTTGGCTCCGCAAACACAATAATTTAGAGTTTTATTTAGGCTAACAAAGACCTTTTTCATTCAAAGATGCACCACTGAATTCTTTAAGCAGACGGAAACACACTGTGTCAGCCGTGACCTCAGGAAGGGCGTTTGATTGTTTACATTTCCCTGCTGCTTTTCAGCGCTCTCCTTTGGACCCTTGAAGGCAATGGTGAGTCTTAAGTACCAGTATTTCCACTCACATTTACAACTCAAGGATGAAATAGATACGAGTGGAATCAGTAGAGTCGTTCATACTTGACATAACAATCATTCCAGCAGTTAACAATGTctgacagttttgtttgttgcattattatttcttttttacccTGTAAAGGGCTGTAAATAAAGTTGCGGACATCGATTTCTACAGCAAATCAGTAACCAACAGATTGCTAGTATCATGCTGTTCATAAAGTTTCCACATCATGACCCTTTTAGTGCCAGTATGTGCATATTTACTCACTTTAAAGTGGACCCTTGTACCTTTTATAATGTGACACACAAAACATTACAACATGTTTTTCTCATGCTGCTTTCAAAAGATTTGGGTAAAATAATATCacttaaaataaatgacattcCAACTCTGTTTTATTGCCAAGTACTTCTGCACCTACAGGGAATTTGACTCGGCAGTAAAGCCATTATCTAGTATCCCCCCCTCCAGTTTTTATACACTAAAGTGTTTTATCAATtctttaaaaagttgtttccatgtcttgtctgttttaataactgacatgtaaagcactttgtaacactGTTTTGTAAAGTGCTttagaaattattattattattagtagtattattattattattaataacatGGTGAATTTAAACTCATCTGTTTCTGATGTGACTGATATGATAAATGGAAGAACAGTAAGCCCTCCTTCGTTTGGTTTTTAAATTATTCTGAATTATTTTTCTTATCACTTAAAAAAGTGCAATAGTAAGAAAGATCTTTTGGGAtgtatcttgtttttttattatcttattttattaatgCATCATATTGTTTAAAGTCTTGCTCCGctttttgtttcaaataatgacttattatttcaagatactaagtcattattttaagataactaagtcattgttttgagaaagtttttcaatattttgagaGACTAAGTCATTCTTTTAAGGCTACTCATTATTTTGGAAACGCTCTCATTATAATGAGAAAATAATCGCATAAATGATGAGTTTGTATCTcataataatgacttagtatctcagcATATGAGTTAGTATCGTGAAATAATGATGCATCTCTACAtaatgacttttaaaatactCAGTAGCCAATctgaaaacagtgattttatatCTAAAAATAATATGAAACTTTATCAAATAATGATTTAGTATCATTTCTTGTTAGTTTGAGAAGTCAATACTATAACAAagttggtcttttttttttttttttagattttttagaTTAGTGAGTCGCTGTTTTGATAACGTTAGTTATGATCTTTTTggatgtatctttttttttaaatcgttTTAATTTActaatgcatcatattttttaagtcttgtttCGTTTTGTGCTTTTTGTTTAAAACGAATCATATGTCATGTGACCAAGAAATTactgttatttatatttttaatataaatctagcatgtttgaatttattttctttatctgTTCTGATTGTGtacattttattgtatattatgtATTTACTACAAGTgcttgtatgttctttaatatgagttaaacaaaaacaaagtcctaaaaaatatatgtttacaCTTCCTGCTTTTTACGTAGAGCACTTGAAAGCAGCAAAAGCCCAAATCTGACAGAGAATCACCGGCCTGTTTTCATAACTTGCTAACCAGCATTTTAAAGTACACTGATTATATTTGTCTACAATAATAAGATGCAATAATAAGGTGTAATGTGAGTATAACGCCCTTATTAAGCTAGATGTCCCACCCCACTGTCACGATGGTCACGATGTCCTAGAGTTTGTACCATCCACCCTGCGGTCCGTTAACGTTACATAATGCTTCCAGACGAAGTTACTGTTTCACATTTAGCATCCTTAGCTCACACAAACTGTGGATAGCCGTTTAGCACGTTAGCTAGAGACAGTTAAAAGCAACAGTGCGCCATTTTAGGACTTTAACAATGAAGAAAGTACCGTTTGTTGCTGTTGAGCAGCTCCACACGGACACACTGTGTCTGTTTAATTGGGCGAGGCTAATTTCCTACATTCCTCACTACGCTAGCAGAAACCGCTAAACTGTTACTTCGTCCAAACTGCGTTGTCGCCTCAAACTGATATTTGGCGGTATTCGGTGATATTTACAGCGCTAAACAGAATATTTAAAGCTACTTACTTATCAGCTGCGGACTTGAGATCCAGGAAGAGcgtagcagagagcagcagagagagtaGCCTCAGAGGTGGGTGGGTCCTCAGCATTGTTTCCGTGCTGCTGCAGTAATAACCTTTGCTCCGTTATTGGCCCCAGTCAGAGGGATAAAGCCTGATGTTGACTCAGCCGCCTCTAACCTGTCTTTTTCACCACACACCACACTGCTATACTTGTCAGGATGTGATTAGAt from Epinephelus fuscoguttatus linkage group LG20, E.fuscoguttatus.final_Chr_v1 includes:
- the anxa11b gene encoding annexin A11b isoform X2, producing the protein MSYPGYPPQSGGYPPQAGGYPPQQGGYPPQQGGYPPQAGGYPPQAGGYPPQAGGYPPAAGGYPPQAGGYPAPAGGFPPQAGGYPAQSGAGGYPSMPPGGGGWGAAPGGQGAPGGAQQGYPGGPAPGQPMPSYPATSPQMPAYGGGVPSNPQAPAISKGYRGSIKDFPGADPLRDVEVLRKAMKGFGTDENAIIELLGSRTNKQRVPMVAAYKTTYGKDLIHDLKSELTGNFEKLALAMLKSPAYFDASELREAIKGAGTDEACLIEVLSSRSNAEINEITRVYKAEYGKSLEDAISSDTSGHFRRLLVSLCQGNRDERETVDISLAKQDAQKLYAAGENKVGTDESQFNAILCARSKPHLRAVFQEYQQMCGRDIEKSICREMSGNVESGMVAVVKCIKNTPAYFAERLHKAMKGAGTKDTTLIRIMVSRSEIDMLDIRQAYLQSYGKSLYTDISGDTSGDYKKLLLKLCGGSD
- the anxa11b gene encoding annexin A11b isoform X1, producing MSYPGYPPQSGGYPPQAGGYPPQQGGYPPQQGGYPPQAGGYPPQAGGYPPQAGGYPPAAGGYPPQAGGYPPQAGGYPPQAGGYPPAAGGYPPQAGGYPAPAGGFPPQAGGYPAQSGAGGYPSMPPGGGGWGAAPGGQGAPGGAQQGYPGGPAPGQPMPSYPATSPQMPAYGGGVPSNPQAPAISKGYRGSIKDFPGADPLRDVEVLRKAMKGFGTDENAIIELLGSRTNKQRVPMVAAYKTTYGKDLIHDLKSELTGNFEKLALAMLKSPAYFDASELREAIKGAGTDEACLIEVLSSRSNAEINEITRVYKAEYGKSLEDAISSDTSGHFRRLLVSLCQGNRDERETVDISLAKQDAQKLYAAGENKVGTDESQFNAILCARSKPHLRAVFQEYQQMCGRDIEKSICREMSGNVESGMVAVVKCIKNTPAYFAERLHKAMKGAGTKDTTLIRIMVSRSEIDMLDIRQAYLQSYGKSLYTDISGDTSGDYKKLLLKLCGGSD